A genome region from Methanococcoides burtonii DSM 6242 includes the following:
- a CDS encoding dihydroorotate dehydrogenase electron transfer subunit, which yields MKPVNAKIVEIVEESPTIRTFRFDISFDDALPGQFVMVWVRGVDEVPMGSSYLNGITVQNVGDATSKLFDMKVGDSVGLRGPFGKGFTLPKKDEHILIIAGGVGAAPLGPLADYAAECGAKVTTILGSRECYELVFEDRFSSAGELHITTDDGSAGTCGFVTTVLADMDVSVYDRICVCGPEIMMANVMKALQEKDALDRSEFSMHRYFKCAIGVCGACCMDPDGLRVCKDGPVLNGSLLIDSELGDHKRNSSSQRVRV from the coding sequence ATGAAACCAGTAAACGCAAAGATAGTTGAGATAGTCGAGGAATCCCCTACCATCAGGACGTTCCGTTTCGATATTTCCTTTGATGATGCCCTTCCCGGCCAGTTCGTCATGGTCTGGGTACGTGGTGTGGATGAAGTTCCAATGGGCTCTTCATACCTGAATGGGATCACTGTGCAGAATGTAGGAGATGCTACTTCCAAGCTTTTCGATATGAAGGTGGGCGATTCTGTGGGCCTGCGAGGACCGTTCGGTAAAGGTTTCACTTTGCCCAAAAAAGATGAGCACATACTGATAATCGCAGGCGGTGTTGGAGCTGCCCCTCTGGGACCCCTTGCTGACTATGCAGCAGAATGTGGTGCAAAGGTAACTACTATCCTGGGTTCAAGGGAATGTTACGAACTGGTTTTCGAGGATCGCTTCTCTTCAGCTGGTGAACTTCATATAACCACAGATGACGGTTCTGCCGGGACTTGTGGTTTTGTTACGACAGTACTTGCGGACATGGATGTTTCTGTCTATGACAGGATATGTGTTTGTGGTCCTGAGATAATGATGGCCAATGTAATGAAAGCGTTACAGGAAAAGGATGCACTTGACCGCTCAGAGTTCAGTATGCACAGGTATTTCAAATGTGCTATTGGAGTTTGTGGTGCCTGCTGTATGGACCCCGATGGTCTGAGAGTATGCAAGGATGGTCCGGTACTAAACGGTTCCTTACTTATTGATTCTGAACTGGGCGACCACAAAAGGAATTCCAGCAGTCAGAGAGTACGGGTCTAA
- a CDS encoding dihydroorotate dehydrogenase, with protein MVTITGIDFKNPTMLASGIMGTTGASLLRIAECGAGGVVTKSIGPEPKAGHPNPSMIKLECGFLNAMGLPNPSYTEFDNEIKTVRSGTDVPVIASIFGGNAEDFVKVAEGLADSEPAAFELNVSCPHAEGYGATIGTDTCMVESITAAVCDAVDVPVWVKLTPNVTDIKAIGKAAQNGGADAVVAINTLRGMAIDINSGYPILGNRFGGLSGPAVKPVAIKCVYDLYEALDIPVIGVGGVSTWEDAVEMMMAGASAVQIGSAVHESVDIFSDIASGIELFLQDKGYSDVGDIIGLSHEVI; from the coding sequence ATGGTAACTATTACAGGTATAGATTTCAAGAATCCGACCATGCTCGCATCCGGTATAATGGGAACTACCGGTGCATCCCTTCTCCGCATTGCAGAATGTGGTGCAGGCGGGGTTGTGACCAAATCAATTGGACCGGAACCCAAGGCAGGTCATCCGAATCCCAGCATGATAAAACTTGAATGCGGTTTCTTGAATGCTATGGGTCTTCCAAATCCTTCCTATACTGAATTTGATAATGAGATAAAGACAGTTCGATCCGGCACTGATGTGCCGGTGATAGCAAGCATCTTCGGTGGCAATGCCGAGGATTTTGTGAAAGTAGCAGAAGGCCTTGCAGATTCCGAACCGGCTGCTTTCGAGCTTAATGTGAGCTGTCCTCATGCGGAAGGTTATGGTGCCACCATAGGAACCGATACCTGTATGGTGGAATCAATTACAGCCGCTGTTTGTGATGCTGTGGACGTGCCGGTGTGGGTAAAACTTACTCCCAACGTGACCGATATCAAAGCCATAGGGAAAGCAGCACAAAATGGTGGTGCGGATGCGGTGGTGGCTATCAATACTCTTCGTGGTATGGCCATCGATATCAATTCGGGTTATCCTATACTGGGCAACCGCTTTGGAGGGCTTTCCGGCCCGGCTGTAAAACCGGTTGCAATAAAATGTGTCTATGACCTTTATGAAGCCCTCGACATTCCTGTTATAGGAGTTGGCGGTGTTTCCACATGGGAAGATGCAGTGGAAATGATGATGGCAGGAGCAAGTGCAGTTCAAATAGGCTCAGCGGTCCATGAAAGTGTGGATATCTTTTCAGATATTGCATCCGGAATAGAGCTTTTCCTTCAGGACAAAGGATACTCGGATGTCGGGGATATTATTGGTCTTTCTCATGAGGTGATCTAA
- the hemC gene encoding hydroxymethylbilane synthase, protein MILGTRGSALAIAQADLVTKMLEEKGHELTRNVIKTSGDVFTDRPLHEVAGVGVFVRELDDRMIEGEVDIAVHSMKDLPTVRPPELAIAAVLKRDSPYDVLLTADGSTLDELPDGAIIGTTSMRRRAQLLRYRPDLNVEDLRGNINTRIQKLKAGQYDGILLAEAGLQRMGWDMDVQRLPAEAFCPSANQGTIVVVTRADDEAERACSVLNHERSRMETEVERLLITDVEGGCIVPIGSFAQMNEDGDEIHVLVEVLAVDGTREIRIEDDIPVKNYREHALSIGRMLVEMGGKELVQEAVCEMSGCDDE, encoded by the coding sequence ATGATACTCGGAACCCGCGGAAGTGCTCTGGCCATCGCTCAGGCTGACCTTGTTACAAAAATGCTTGAAGAGAAAGGCCATGAACTTACAAGGAATGTTATCAAGACATCCGGCGATGTGTTCACGGACCGGCCGCTCCATGAAGTTGCCGGAGTAGGTGTTTTCGTACGTGAGCTCGATGACAGGATGATCGAAGGAGAAGTGGATATCGCGGTTCACTCCATGAAAGACCTTCCGACCGTAAGACCGCCTGAACTTGCTATTGCTGCGGTGCTTAAACGTGATTCTCCATATGATGTGCTTTTAACAGCAGACGGTTCTACTCTGGATGAACTTCCAGATGGTGCTATCATCGGAACCACATCTATGCGCAGAAGGGCACAACTTCTCAGGTATCGCCCTGATCTCAACGTAGAGGACCTTCGGGGTAACATCAATACACGCATACAGAAGCTTAAAGCAGGTCAGTACGACGGCATCCTGCTCGCTGAAGCAGGACTTCAGCGTATGGGTTGGGATATGGATGTACAACGCCTTCCTGCAGAAGCATTCTGTCCATCTGCGAATCAGGGTACCATTGTGGTTGTCACAAGGGCGGACGATGAAGCGGAGAGGGCATGTTCTGTTCTGAACCATGAACGCTCAAGGATGGAAACAGAAGTGGAACGTCTTCTTATTACGGATGTTGAAGGCGGTTGTATCGTTCCTATTGGTTCCTTTGCACAGATGAACGAGGACGGCGATGAGATCCATGTGCTTGTGGAAGTGCTCGCAGTGGATGGTACACGTGAGATACGCATCGAGGATGATATTCCTGTTAAGAACTATCGCGAACATGCTCTGAGTATCGGCAGGATGCTTGTGGAGATGGGCGGTAAAGAGCTTGTGCAGGAAGCGGTCTGCGAGATGTCCGGCTGCGATGATGAATAA
- the hemL gene encoding glutamate-1-semialdehyde 2,1-aminomutase, whose amino-acid sequence MVTLDKSKDLFDKARKILPGGVSSPVRAIKPYPFYTESANGCRIKDVDGNEYIDYCLAYGPNILGHANPVIKQAIIDQLDKGWLYGTPTGLEVTLGEKIASLYPSIDMLRFVSTGTEATMSALRAARGFTCKNKFVKIEGGFHGAHDAVLVKAGSGATTHGKPDSLGIPEDFTKNTLQVAYNDIEAMTEVIESNQDDMAAVIMEPVLGNIGPILPEGDYLKEVRKVTEENDVVLIFDEVITGFRLAMGGAQEYFGVTPDMTTLGKIVGGGLPIGVFGGKREILEMISPSGSVYQAGTFSGSPASVAAGIAAVDVLEKEKVHEKLEATGNMLRAGLNDIIADKRLDFHVGGIASMFKVFFGDKPLNYQDVLKCDKEGYLQFFHDMLDSNVFLPPSQFETNFLSTAHTEADLETTLEAYAVNLK is encoded by the coding sequence ATGGTTACTTTAGACAAGTCCAAAGACCTATTCGACAAAGCAAGAAAGATCCTTCCAGGTGGGGTCAGCAGTCCGGTTCGTGCTATCAAACCATATCCGTTCTATACGGAATCTGCAAACGGTTGCCGCATAAAGGATGTTGACGGGAACGAGTACATTGATTATTGTCTGGCATACGGCCCTAATATTCTGGGACATGCAAATCCTGTCATCAAACAGGCCATTATCGACCAGCTTGATAAAGGCTGGCTTTACGGAACACCAACAGGTCTTGAAGTGACCCTTGGTGAAAAGATAGCTTCCCTTTATCCAAGCATTGATATGCTCAGATTTGTTTCCACAGGTACCGAAGCTACAATGAGCGCTCTCAGGGCTGCCCGCGGGTTTACCTGTAAGAACAAGTTCGTTAAGATCGAGGGTGGTTTCCATGGAGCTCATGACGCTGTCCTGGTCAAGGCAGGTTCAGGTGCAACGACACACGGCAAACCGGATTCCCTTGGCATACCGGAAGATTTCACAAAGAACACCCTCCAAGTGGCTTACAATGATATCGAGGCAATGACAGAGGTCATCGAATCGAATCAGGATGATATGGCTGCTGTTATCATGGAGCCTGTTCTGGGTAACATTGGTCCTATACTTCCAGAGGGTGATTATCTCAAGGAAGTGAGGAAGGTAACGGAAGAGAACGATGTTGTTCTTATATTCGATGAGGTCATCACCGGTTTCAGGCTTGCAATGGGCGGAGCACAGGAATATTTCGGTGTTACACCTGATATGACCACTCTTGGAAAGATAGTCGGAGGCGGCTTGCCTATCGGTGTTTTTGGTGGTAAACGTGAGATCCTCGAGATGATCTCTCCTTCAGGTTCAGTTTATCAGGCAGGTACGTTCAGTGGTAGTCCGGCATCCGTTGCAGCAGGTATTGCAGCGGTGGATGTGCTGGAAAAGGAGAAGGTCCATGAGAAGCTCGAAGCTACTGGGAATATGCTTCGTGCCGGTCTTAATGACATAATCGCTGACAAAAGACTTGATTTCCATGTTGGTGGCATTGCATCCATGTTCAAGGTGTTCTTCGGTGACAAACCTCTGAACTATCAGGATGTACTGAAATGCGATAAGGAAGGTTACCTTCAGTTCTTCCACGACATGCTTGACAGCAATGTCTTCCTTCCACCATCCCAGTTCGAGACAAACTTTTTGTCAACTGCACATACAGAAGCTGATCTTGAGACAACACTCGAAGCTTATGCAGTTAACTTGAAGTAA
- the hemB gene encoding porphobilinogen synthase has product MFPQVRMRRLRSGKIRDLVRETSLGVDDLIYPMFVDETTDSSVDISSMPGIQRLPLDKVVDDAKEAADLGIPALVLFGIPKHKDAVGTCSHGEDDIVQQAVRSIKEDLGKDMVVITDVCMCEYTDHGHCGIVDMDTEDVLNDPTLDILGKIATSHVEAGADIVAPSGMMDGMIGAIRNSLDENHFENTPIMSYAAKYTSAFYGPFREAADSGFQFGDRSTYQMDPANSNEAIREAELDILEGADIIMVKPALPYLDIIYRIKNEFKMPTAAYNVSGEYSMLKAAAEKGWLDEKLVMYESLLSIKRAGADMILTYFAKDLARMLK; this is encoded by the coding sequence ATGTTCCCACAGGTTAGAATGCGAAGGTTAAGAAGTGGTAAGATACGCGATCTGGTGCGGGAGACCTCACTTGGCGTAGATGACCTGATATATCCGATGTTCGTAGATGAGACCACTGATTCTTCCGTGGATATATCCTCTATGCCCGGAATACAGCGCTTGCCACTGGACAAAGTGGTAGATGATGCAAAGGAAGCAGCGGATCTAGGTATTCCTGCATTGGTACTGTTTGGTATTCCTAAGCACAAAGATGCTGTCGGGACCTGTTCTCATGGCGAGGATGACATCGTACAACAGGCGGTCCGAAGCATCAAGGAAGACCTTGGTAAAGATATGGTGGTCATCACCGATGTCTGTATGTGTGAATATACCGATCACGGTCACTGTGGTATTGTCGATATGGACACTGAGGACGTACTGAATGACCCTACTCTTGATATTCTCGGCAAGATCGCCACAAGTCATGTTGAAGCCGGAGCGGACATAGTTGCACCGTCAGGCATGATGGATGGTATGATAGGTGCTATCCGTAATTCTCTCGATGAAAACCATTTTGAGAACACTCCTATCATGTCCTATGCTGCAAAATACACTTCGGCATTTTACGGTCCATTCAGAGAGGCTGCTGATTCCGGTTTCCAGTTCGGTGACCGTTCAACGTATCAGATGGACCCTGCAAATTCAAATGAGGCTATCCGTGAAGCGGAACTGGATATTCTGGAAGGTGCAGATATAATAATGGTGAAGCCTGCTCTTCCTTATCTTGATATAATCTATCGCATTAAGAATGAGTTCAAGATGCCTACTGCTGCGTACAATGTCAGTGGGGAATATTCCATGCTAAAGGCGGCAGCTGAAAAAGGCTGGCTTGACGAGAAGTTGGTCATGTATGAATCCCTCCTTTCCATCAAGCGTGCAGGTGCTGATATGATACTGACGTATTTCGCAAAAGATCTCGCTCGTATGCTTAAATGA
- the hemA gene encoding glutamyl-tRNA reductase, producing MTEISSMVITHAKATVEEMEDSWHGDIDLVLSQLYSNELVYECAVLKTCNRVEIYVVSSKGSSVLFHYAKEMGVSAKIVEFYDHDESLRHLLRLACGLESMIIGEDQILGQIKDFFLMAKGAGTVGKVLSTAFSKAIQVGKRVRTETFINRGAVSIASAAVDLAEDILDGLNDKHILVIGTGEMGTLVTRALSHRDMHVIYLANRTYEKARDLAEELGGEAVMFDQLEKYVRAADVVISATSAPHYVLKGDLVAKVMEGRENELLLIDIASPRDIDPAVEEIPHVILRNIDGLRVINEKNLQMRMVEAKKAEIIIDDELDMVKAQYKRQKADAIISNLYSQSHGLRHNEMEHAINKLSAYHTIGEIERKVLEDLTHAITNKILAEPTKKLRNAAEYDDDKFLDSVSRLFDIRPIKKNDGITK from the coding sequence GTGACAGAAATATCCAGTATGGTAATCACGCACGCAAAGGCTACTGTTGAGGAAATGGAAGACTCCTGGCACGGCGACATCGACCTTGTCCTGAGCCAGCTTTACTCAAATGAGCTTGTTTATGAGTGTGCAGTCCTCAAGACCTGTAATCGTGTAGAGATATATGTGGTATCTTCAAAAGGTAGCAGTGTACTTTTCCACTATGCAAAAGAGATGGGCGTTTCCGCAAAGATCGTGGAGTTCTATGACCATGATGAATCGTTAAGACATCTGCTCAGGCTTGCATGCGGTCTCGAATCGATGATAATCGGGGAAGACCAGATCCTCGGTCAGATCAAGGACTTTTTCCTGATGGCCAAAGGGGCAGGAACTGTTGGTAAAGTGCTTAGTACCGCATTCAGCAAGGCGATCCAGGTGGGCAAGAGGGTCCGTACAGAGACCTTCATCAACAGGGGTGCAGTTTCCATTGCTTCGGCCGCGGTCGATCTTGCAGAGGATATCCTTGACGGTCTGAATGACAAGCACATTCTTGTGATCGGCACCGGTGAAATGGGCACATTGGTCACGAGAGCACTTTCACACCGGGATATGCATGTTATCTATCTTGCAAATCGTACTTACGAGAAGGCAAGGGACCTGGCTGAAGAACTTGGCGGGGAAGCCGTCATGTTCGACCAGCTGGAAAAATATGTCCGTGCTGCCGATGTGGTTATCAGTGCTACTTCTGCTCCTCATTATGTATTGAAAGGTGATCTTGTGGCTAAAGTTATGGAAGGCCGCGAGAACGAACTCCTTCTAATAGATATTGCAAGCCCGAGAGATATCGATCCTGCGGTCGAAGAAATTCCACATGTGATTCTCCGTAATATCGATGGTTTACGTGTTATTAATGAAAAGAACCTTCAGATGAGGATGGTGGAGGCCAAGAAGGCCGAGATCATCATTGATGATGAACTGGATATGGTGAAAGCTCAGTACAAACGTCAAAAGGCTGATGCTATCATATCGAATCTTTATAGCCAATCACATGGCCTCAGGCATAACGAAATGGAGCATGCCATCAATAAACTGAGTGCCTACCATACTATTGGGGAAATTGAACGCAAGGTGCTTGAAGATCTCACGCATGCGATCACTAATAAGATCCTTGCAGAACCCACCAAGAAATTACGCAACGCAGCGGAATATGATGACGATAAGTTCCTTGATTCCGTATCTCGTTTGTTTGATATACGACCGATTAAGAAGAACGATGGAATTACAAAATAA
- a CDS encoding precorrin-2 dehydrogenase/sirohydrochlorin ferrochelatase family protein produces the protein MTGRALGRKYLPLFIDMEGRKVVVFGGGSVGFRKASLFAEYAETVVISIDLSPELEELASSSKVELIKSDLSSVSDESILDLMEDAFLVIPATNVPSLNDRIRELAQGCGILVNRIDMAGEVVIPSVIQRNGLSIGISTFGSSPAVSKYTRRKLEAIITPQYGEMIRLQDEMRTLLKSKVDLQKERKALLWKILEDKAIWDALEVSYEKGYNVAYNIVQEHLDKKG, from the coding sequence ATGACAGGGAGGGCCCTTGGTCGGAAATATCTGCCTCTTTTCATTGATATGGAAGGTCGAAAAGTGGTGGTTTTCGGTGGAGGTTCTGTGGGATTTCGAAAAGCCTCCCTCTTTGCAGAATACGCAGAAACTGTTGTAATAAGCATTGATCTATCTCCTGAGCTTGAAGAGCTTGCTTCCTCTTCAAAAGTTGAATTGATAAAATCAGACCTTTCCTCTGTTTCCGATGAATCTATACTTGACCTGATGGAAGATGCTTTTCTTGTAATTCCTGCAACGAACGTTCCTTCATTGAATGACAGGATAAGGGAGCTTGCACAAGGGTGTGGGATCCTTGTAAACCGCATTGATATGGCAGGGGAGGTCGTAATTCCTTCTGTTATACAACGGAATGGACTTTCCATAGGCATATCTACCTTTGGTTCAAGTCCTGCGGTCTCAAAATATACTCGCAGGAAACTGGAAGCTATAATCACTCCTCAATATGGGGAGATGATACGCTTGCAGGATGAGATGCGAACCTTGCTCAAAAGTAAAGTGGACTTGCAGAAAGAGCGTAAAGCCCTTCTCTGGAAGATACTTGAGGACAAGGCTATATGGGATGCCCTGGAAGTTTCGTATGAAAAAGGGTATAATGTAGCATACAATATAGTTCAGGAGCACCTGGACAAGAAAGGTTGA
- the ahbB gene encoding siroheme decarboxylase subunit beta: MSDNNIQMDELDTRLLKLTQDGIPFTHSPFADVAKELGMTEEDVVDRIKHLQVNGFIRRFGASIGHRAIGITANAMCTWNVPDELVEEVGAVMAGFSEVTHCYERPRYPDWPYNLFTMVHSYTREDCEHVAKEISIATGISDYNLLYSVREFKKTGVRL; the protein is encoded by the coding sequence ATGTCAGATAATAATATTCAAATGGATGAGCTTGATACACGTCTTCTCAAATTGACCCAGGATGGGATCCCGTTTACTCATTCTCCTTTTGCTGATGTGGCAAAGGAACTTGGCATGACCGAAGAGGATGTGGTCGATAGGATCAAGCATCTTCAGGTGAATGGTTTTATTCGAAGGTTCGGTGCATCTATCGGACATCGTGCGATTGGCATAACCGCAAATGCAATGTGCACCTGGAACGTTCCAGATGAGCTTGTCGAAGAGGTAGGTGCGGTCATGGCAGGTTTTTCTGAAGTGACACATTGCTACGAAAGACCTCGATATCCGGATTGGCCTTACAACCTCTTCACAATGGTGCATTCATATACTCGTGAAGATTGTGAGCATGTTGCTAAAGAGATATCCATTGCAACGGGGATCTCTGATTACAATCTTCTGTACAGTGTACGTGAATTTAAAAAGACTGGCGTGAGGCTGTAA
- the ahbA gene encoding siroheme decarboxylase subunit alpha, with translation MIQLDEVDKSILNLIQLDFPLDPHPFEKLSQQLGISEEDLLVRMERLSRKGAIRRIGPVINTKRVGGISTLVAMEVPESRIDEVAELINSHQEVSHNYLRQADYNIWFTVSAANRERLEQIIYDLKDETGCPLIDLPTKRLFKIGVKFDVR, from the coding sequence ATGATACAACTTGATGAGGTCGATAAGTCGATCCTGAACCTGATACAGCTGGATTTTCCTCTTGATCCTCACCCATTTGAGAAATTAAGCCAGCAGCTTGGTATTTCTGAAGAGGACTTGCTGGTACGCATGGAACGACTTAGCAGGAAAGGCGCAATAAGGCGTATAGGTCCGGTCATCAACACGAAAAGGGTTGGTGGCATCAGTACACTTGTTGCAATGGAGGTGCCGGAATCCCGCATCGATGAGGTCGCAGAATTGATCAATAGTCATCAGGAAGTTTCTCACAACTATTTGCGTCAGGCGGATTATAACATCTGGTTCACAGTTTCCGCTGCGAACCGGGAACGTCTGGAGCAGATAATATACGACCTCAAGGATGAGACCGGTTGTCCACTGATCGATCTTCCGACAAAACGCCTCTTTAAGATCGGGGTGAAATTCGATGTCAGATAA